A single Arcobacter sp. FWKO B DNA region contains:
- a CDS encoding SDR family NAD(P)-dependent oxidoreductase produces MEDKKYVLITGCSYGGIGYESARFLQNKGYIVIATARKKEDVKKLKEDGFISFRLDVNDQKSIDKAFKKIFLLTHSKLYAVFNNAGYGQIGALEDLSTEILKEQFETNLFGTHRVLKKVLPIMRSQGYGKIIQHSSILGLVSLRFRGAYQASKYALEGYSDTLRLELNGSGISVSVLNTGPVESNFRANAIKKFYENVDSSKSIFKDIYQEKIEKRKKSSFTLPSSSVAKVVYEILNENNPKPRYYITKASYILAYAKRVLSTKLNDKLWRKISDNE; encoded by the coding sequence ATGGAAGATAAAAAATATGTTTTGATTACTGGTTGTTCTTATGGTGGAATAGGGTATGAAAGTGCTAGATTCTTACAAAATAAAGGGTATATCGTAATTGCAACTGCAAGAAAAAAAGAGGATGTCAAAAAGCTTAAAGAAGATGGGTTTATATCTTTTAGATTAGATGTAAATGATCAAAAAAGTATAGATAAGGCTTTTAAAAAAATCTTTTTATTAACTCATAGTAAGTTATATGCAGTTTTTAATAATGCTGGTTATGGACAAATAGGGGCTTTAGAAGATTTAAGTACAGAAATTTTGAAAGAACAGTTTGAAACAAACTTATTTGGTACACATAGAGTATTAAAAAAAGTTTTACCTATTATGAGAAGTCAAGGTTATGGTAAGATTATTCAACATAGCTCAATTTTGGGTCTTGTTAGTTTAAGATTTCGTGGAGCATATCAAGCAAGTAAATATGCACTTGAAGGGTATAGTGATACCCTAAGGTTGGAATTAAATGGTAGTGGTATTAGTGTGAGTGTATTAAATACTGGTCCAGTTGAGAGTAATTTTCGAGCAAATGCAATAAAAAAGTTTTATGAAAATGTGGATAGTAGTAAATCTATTTTTAAAGATATATATCAAGAAAAAATAGAAAAACGGAAAAAAAGTAGTTTTACCCTTCCTTCATCAAGTGTCGCAAAAGTAGTTTATGAGATATTAAATGAAAATAATCCTAAACCAAGATACTATATCACAAAAGCATCTTATATTTTAGCTTATGCAAAAAGAGTATTATCTACAAAACTCAATGACAAATTATGGAGAAAAATTTCTGATAATGAGTAA
- a CDS encoding GatB/YqeY domain-containing protein yields MSLQEKLKEDMKIAMRDKNIIARDTIRFLNSAIKQIEVDERRVLDDNDVIKLIQKAIKQRNESIEQFKAASRDDLVENESAQLAVLEQYLPKQLSDDELELKIKDIITKTGATTIKDMGKIMGVASKDLAGIADGKRINETVKKLLG; encoded by the coding sequence ATGTCATTACAAGAAAAGCTAAAAGAAGATATGAAAATTGCAATGAGAGATAAAAATATTATTGCTAGAGATACAATAAGATTTTTAAACTCTGCAATTAAACAAATTGAAGTTGATGAGCGAAGAGTTTTAGATGATAATGATGTAATAAAACTTATTCAAAAAGCCATTAAACAAAGAAATGAATCAATAGAACAATTTAAAGCTGCATCTAGAGATGACTTAGTAGAAAATGAAAGTGCACAACTTGCTGTTTTAGAACAGTATCTACCAAAACAACTAAGTGATGATGAACTTGAATTAAAAATTAAAGATATTATTACAAAAACTGGTGCAACTACTATTAAAGATATGGGCAAAATAATGGGAGTAGCATCTAAAGACTTAGCTGGTATTGCTGATGGCAAAAGGATTAATGAGACTGTCAAAAAACTTTTAGGATAA
- a CDS encoding GGDEF domain-containing protein, translating into MKNATKIANEVLNNLQTSGIEPTPKEYNKEFCKLATSVKLSIKECEEFKELILKLSKEEQNLIEQNNISTAEDLVHILLKRVATSNVTNLANLLKDSLLPSISLEIDEKLARFCIKIGDSPSLIFEEDIQKEIESFIAKRFEADKKIVQQKTSDIAKLITLMSKHLNDAIASSANGAKNVSNIKTSIESIDINKVEHAKLIELQGKLVSAAKNIEDEMSQASQNLSYGKSQVDTLNEKIKTLEIELALTKQKSKIDSLTNLFNRGAFDEETNKFENRFTREKKNYAIVFFDLDHFKNLNDTYGHDAGDSVLKTFAVILKKETRVADVVARYGGEEFVALINFNTKPDLQKYLDRIQKIVRGSKFKYKDHKIKVTFSAGVSIRSNHKSFADTINSADKLLYNAKNSGRDTIVLE; encoded by the coding sequence ATGAAAAATGCAACTAAAATAGCAAATGAAGTATTAAATAATCTTCAAACTAGTGGTATTGAACCTACTCCTAAAGAGTATAATAAAGAATTTTGTAAACTTGCTACAAGTGTAAAACTATCTATCAAAGAGTGTGAAGAGTTTAAAGAACTTATTTTAAAATTGAGTAAAGAAGAACAAAATTTGATAGAACAAAATAATATCTCTACTGCTGAGGATTTAGTACATATTTTACTAAAAAGAGTTGCAACTAGTAATGTGACAAATTTAGCTAACTTATTAAAAGATTCTTTACTACCTTCAATTAGCCTTGAAATTGATGAGAAACTGGCTAGATTTTGCATAAAGATAGGTGATTCGCCATCACTTATCTTTGAAGAAGATATTCAAAAAGAAATAGAGTCTTTTATTGCAAAAAGGTTTGAAGCTGATAAAAAAATTGTTCAACAAAAAACATCAGATATTGCAAAACTTATTACTCTTATGAGTAAACATCTCAATGATGCCATAGCAAGTAGTGCAAATGGTGCAAAAAATGTATCAAATATTAAAACAAGTATTGAAAGCATTGATATAAACAAAGTTGAACATGCAAAGCTTATTGAACTTCAAGGAAAACTTGTAAGTGCAGCAAAAAATATTGAAGATGAAATGAGTCAAGCTAGCCAAAATTTATCATATGGTAAATCACAAGTTGATACATTAAATGAAAAAATAAAGACATTAGAAATTGAACTGGCTCTTACTAAACAAAAATCAAAAATAGATTCACTGACAAACCTTTTTAACAGAGGTGCTTTTGATGAGGAAACAAATAAGTTTGAAAATAGATTTACTAGAGAAAAGAAAAATTATGCTATAGTATTTTTCGATTTAGACCATTTCAAAAACTTAAATGATACCTATGGGCATGATGCTGGTGACTCAGTTTTAAAAACTTTTGCAGTTATCTTAAAAAAAGAGACAAGAGTAGCAGATGTAGTTGCAAGATACGGTGGTGAAGAGTTTGTTGCATTAATTAATTTCAACACTAAACCAGATTTACAAAAATATCTTGATAGAATTCAAAAAATTGTAAGAGGCAGTAAATTTAAATATAAAGATCATAAAATAAAAGTTACCTTTAGTGCTGGTGTTAGTATAAGAAGTAATCACAAATCATTTGCAGATACAATAAATAGTGCTGATAAGTTACTTTATAATGCAAAAAATAGTGGTAGAGACACAATAGTCTTAGAATAA
- a CDS encoding response regulator transcription factor — MKILLLEDEIMLNNSICEYLSNLGHIVYGFSDGKDAYNAIDDSYDLLIFDINVPSIDGFELLEKLNDKKMTIPVIYTSALVDMEDIAKGYELGAVEYMKKPFHLEELGIKINQIIRREQATHVNHIMFSKNYSYSKLDRTLYYQGEPQDLTKKQLDIIHILALNINMIVDFERFRMDVWDGELIDNPTIRAEISRLNKSLKEDFIKNVRGLGYKIEKYYS; from the coding sequence ATGAAAATATTATTACTTGAAGATGAGATAATGCTAAATAACTCAATTTGTGAGTATTTATCTAATCTAGGGCATATCGTATATGGTTTTAGTGATGGGAAAGATGCTTATAATGCAATAGATGATAGCTATGATTTATTAATATTTGATATTAATGTACCTTCTATAGATGGATTTGAATTATTAGAAAAACTAAATGATAAAAAAATGACAATACCAGTAATTTATACTTCCGCTCTTGTTGATATGGAAGATATTGCAAAGGGGTATGAATTGGGTGCTGTTGAGTATATGAAAAAACCATTTCATCTTGAAGAACTTGGTATTAAAATAAATCAGATTATAAGAAGAGAACAAGCAACTCATGTAAATCACATAATGTTCTCAAAAAATTATAGTTATTCAAAACTTGATAGAACTCTTTATTATCAAGGTGAACCTCAAGATTTAACAAAAAAACAGTTAGATATTATCCATATTCTTGCATTAAATATCAATATGATAGTAGATTTTGAAAGATTTAGAATGGATGTGTGGGATGGTGAACTAATAGATAATCCTACAATAAGAGCAGAAATTAGTAGACTTAATAAATCTCTAAAAGAGGATTTTATAAAAAATGTTAGAGGTCTTGGGTATAAGATTGAGAAGTACTATTCATAG
- a CDS encoding sensor histidine kinase encodes MIEKLFTNLSIKKIGLLSSYLIGFMIFLFAMIIVNEEYKRYEKEMQKIEIEYTNNEFAEKLKEEKTTEHKITIMRYVIGIGGVTLFMFFTVFGILRLVAFLIDNEFKTFIDEFANSSINHTKIEKNKFNFEETKDMVDGANSLVQEIIDREKELRDLNLHLEDKVKEKTKKLQVTIKAQDEFIKKSIHEINTPLSIILTNIDLLKMQNITNKYIRNIESGSKVIHNIYNDLSYMIKKDRIEYPKQIIHFSKFLFDRVDFFDEIAKSNNLDFVLNIKQDINVNFNDVELQRIIDNNLSNAIKYSYPNQAIFIRLDMADFEYADFSITTISKPIKNIDKICDDFYREDTVKGGFGLGLKIVKDICDKNGVIMSIESSIKETKFTYRFKNENIIT; translated from the coding sequence ATGATTGAAAAACTATTTACAAACCTTTCTATAAAAAAAATAGGACTCCTTAGTTCATATCTTATTGGTTTTATGATTTTTTTGTTTGCAATGATTATTGTAAATGAAGAATATAAAAGATATGAAAAAGAGATGCAAAAAATTGAAATTGAGTATACAAACAACGAATTTGCTGAAAAACTTAAAGAAGAGAAAACCACTGAGCATAAGATAACAATTATGAGATATGTAATTGGTATAGGTGGTGTAACACTTTTTATGTTTTTTACTGTATTTGGTATATTAAGGTTAGTTGCATTTTTAATTGATAATGAATTCAAAACTTTTATAGACGAGTTTGCTAACTCTTCAATAAATCATACAAAAATTGAGAAAAATAAGTTTAACTTTGAAGAAACAAAAGATATGGTAGATGGTGCAAATAGCCTTGTTCAAGAGATTATTGATAGGGAAAAAGAACTACGAGATTTGAATTTACATCTTGAAGATAAGGTTAAAGAAAAAACTAAAAAATTGCAAGTTACTATTAAAGCTCAAGATGAGTTTATTAAAAAATCTATTCATGAAATAAATACTCCATTGAGCATAATATTAACAAATATTGATTTACTTAAAATGCAAAATATCACAAATAAATATATTAGAAATATAGAATCAGGTTCAAAAGTAATACATAATATTTACAATGACCTGAGCTATATGATCAAAAAAGATAGAATAGAATATCCAAAGCAAATAATTCATTTTTCAAAATTTTTGTTTGATAGAGTAGATTTTTTTGATGAAATTGCAAAATCTAATAATTTAGATTTTGTATTAAATATTAAACAAGATATTAATGTAAATTTTAATGATGTTGAGTTGCAAAGAATTATTGATAACAATCTTTCAAATGCCATTAAATACAGTTATCCTAATCAAGCTATTTTTATAAGGCTTGATATGGCAGATTTTGAGTATGCAGATTTTAGTATAACAACTATATCAAAACCTATAAAAAATATAGATAAAATTTGTGATGATTTTTATAGGGAAGATACTGTAAAAGGCGGATTTGGATTAGGGTTAAAAATCGTCAAAGATATTTGTGATAAAAATGGTGTTATAATGTCGATAGAATCTTCTATAAAAGAAACTAAATTTACTTATAGGTTTAAAAATGAAAATATTATTACTTGA